A stretch of the Gemmatirosa kalamazoonensis genome encodes the following:
- a CDS encoding phosphoketolase family protein: MSAIDAYWRAANFLSVGQIYLRGNPLLREPLVLDHVKPRLLGHWGTTPGLNFVYAHMNRAIRAHDLNAMFIAGPGHGGPGVVANTYLEGTYSEVYPEIGRDVAGLTRLFTQFSYPGGIPSHAAPETPGSIHEGGELGYALVHAYGAAFDNPDLFVCCVVGDGEAETGALAASWHSNKFLNPARDGAVLPILHLNGYKIAGPTVLARIGDDDLTALLRGYGHEPFFVSGDDPATMHALMAVTLDEVVAEIRHIQADARERRVVDRPRWPMIVLRSPKGWTGPKVVDGKPTEGSWRSHQVPLAGLAEHPAHLALLEAWLRSYRPDELFDADGALVPELAALAPVGERRMGANPHANGGLLLRDLVMPDFRAYAVDVPAPGAVDGEATRVLGTMLRDVMRLNADARNFRVVGPDETSSNRLDALFEVTDRTSEAVILAGDEHVSRDGRVMEVLSEHLCQGWLEGYLLTGRHGLFSCYEAFIHIVDSMFNQHAKWLKTTRRISWRAPIASLNYLLTSHVWRQDHNGASHQDPGFLDHVVNKKADVVRVYLPPDANTLLAVADHCLRSRHYVNVIVAGKQPAPQWLGIDAAAAHCARGLGVWDWASNDGGADPDVVLACCGDVPTMETLAAVDLLRTHVPGLAMRVVNVVDLMTLQPEREHPHGVSDEEFDALFTRDRPIVFAFHGYPWLIHRLTYRRTNHGSLHVRGFKEEGTTTTPFDMTVLNDVDRFHLALDVLERVPRLRGDAAADAAAAHCRARLDEHHAYIRAHGDDLPEVRDWRWPAGAID, translated from the coding sequence CTGTCGGCGATCGACGCGTACTGGCGCGCCGCCAACTTCCTGAGCGTGGGCCAGATCTACCTGCGCGGCAACCCGCTGTTGCGCGAGCCGCTCGTGCTCGACCACGTGAAGCCGCGGCTGCTGGGCCACTGGGGCACGACGCCCGGGCTCAACTTCGTGTACGCGCACATGAACCGCGCGATCCGCGCGCACGACCTGAACGCGATGTTCATCGCGGGGCCCGGCCACGGCGGGCCGGGCGTGGTGGCGAACACGTACCTCGAGGGTACGTACAGCGAGGTGTATCCCGAGATCGGGCGCGACGTCGCCGGCCTCACGCGACTGTTCACGCAGTTCTCGTATCCCGGCGGCATCCCGAGCCACGCCGCGCCGGAAACTCCCGGCTCGATCCACGAGGGCGGGGAGCTCGGCTACGCACTCGTGCACGCGTACGGCGCGGCGTTCGACAATCCCGACCTCTTCGTGTGCTGTGTCGTCGGCGACGGCGAGGCGGAGACCGGCGCGCTCGCCGCGAGCTGGCACTCGAACAAGTTCCTGAACCCCGCGCGCGACGGCGCGGTGCTGCCGATCCTGCACCTGAACGGCTACAAGATCGCCGGCCCCACCGTGCTGGCACGCATCGGGGACGACGACCTCACCGCGCTGTTGCGCGGCTACGGGCACGAGCCGTTCTTCGTCTCGGGCGACGACCCGGCGACGATGCACGCGCTGATGGCCGTCACGCTCGACGAGGTGGTCGCCGAGATCCGCCACATCCAGGCGGACGCGCGCGAGCGCCGGGTCGTCGATCGGCCGCGGTGGCCGATGATCGTGCTGCGGTCGCCGAAGGGCTGGACGGGCCCGAAGGTCGTGGACGGCAAGCCGACCGAGGGCTCGTGGCGCTCGCACCAGGTGCCGCTCGCCGGCCTCGCCGAGCATCCGGCGCATCTCGCGCTGCTCGAGGCGTGGCTGCGGAGCTACCGGCCGGACGAGCTGTTCGACGCGGACGGCGCCCTCGTGCCGGAGCTGGCGGCGCTCGCGCCCGTCGGCGAGCGCCGCATGGGCGCGAACCCGCACGCGAACGGCGGCCTGCTGCTGCGCGACCTCGTGATGCCCGACTTCCGCGCCTACGCCGTCGACGTGCCGGCGCCGGGCGCGGTGGACGGCGAGGCGACGCGCGTGTTAGGCACCATGTTGCGCGACGTCATGCGGCTCAACGCCGACGCGCGCAACTTCCGCGTCGTGGGGCCCGACGAGACGTCGTCCAACCGGCTCGACGCGCTGTTCGAGGTCACCGACCGCACGTCCGAGGCGGTGATCCTCGCCGGCGACGAGCACGTGAGTCGCGACGGCCGCGTGATGGAGGTGCTGAGCGAGCACCTGTGCCAGGGGTGGCTGGAGGGCTACCTGCTGACCGGGCGCCACGGGCTGTTCTCGTGCTACGAGGCGTTCATCCACATCGTCGACTCGATGTTCAACCAGCACGCGAAGTGGCTCAAGACCACGCGCCGCATCTCGTGGCGCGCGCCCATCGCGTCGCTCAACTACCTGCTCACGTCGCACGTCTGGCGGCAGGATCACAACGGCGCGAGCCATCAGGATCCGGGCTTCCTCGACCACGTCGTGAACAAGAAGGCCGACGTGGTGCGCGTGTACCTGCCGCCGGACGCGAACACGCTGCTCGCGGTCGCCGACCACTGCCTGCGCAGCCGCCACTACGTGAACGTGATCGTGGCGGGCAAGCAGCCGGCGCCGCAGTGGTTGGGCATCGACGCCGCCGCGGCGCACTGCGCGCGCGGGCTCGGCGTGTGGGACTGGGCCAGCAACGACGGCGGCGCGGACCCGGACGTCGTGCTCGCGTGCTGCGGCGACGTGCCGACGATGGAGACGCTCGCCGCCGTCGACCTGCTGCGCACGCACGTGCCCGGCCTCGCGATGCGCGTCGTGAACGTGGTGGACCTCATGACGCTGCAGCCGGAACGCGAACACCCGCACGGCGTGAGCGACGAGGAGTTCGACGCGCTGTTCACGCGCGACCGCCCGATCGTGTTCGCGTTCCACGGCTACCCGTGGCTGATCCACCGGCTGACGTACCGGCGCACGAACCACGGCAGCCTGCACGTGCGCGGCTTCAAGGAGGAGGGCACGACCACCACGCCGTTCGACATGACGGTGCTGAACGACGTGGACCGGTTCCATCTCGCGCTCGACGTGCTCGAGCGGGTTCCGCGTCTGCGCGGCGACGCGGCGGCGGACGCGGCGGCGGCGCACTGCCGGGCCAGGCTCGACGAGCACCACGCGTACATCCGCGCCCACGGCGACGACCTGCCCGAGGTGCGCGACTGGCGGTGGCCCGCGGGCGCGATCGACTGA